Part of the Paenibacillus sp. FSL R7-0273 genome is shown below.
GCATGGAATAGAGGATTACATACAGGCCCAGCTGGAGATAGGAGGTAATGCTCACATACGTCAGCAGGTATCCGCATACGCCGCCAAGCAGCACGACCGGAGTGAATACCTTGACGATCTCCTTCCAGAAATAGAAGATGTCGAATTTCAGCTTATACTTATAGTAGATATTATTCAGGACGACGTTAACGATCATGCCTATAGCCGTAGCAATCGCACAGCCGGTGATGCCCCAGACCCGGATGAACAGCAGCGTCAGAATGATTTTCAGGATGGCGATGGAAAAATAGATCAAGGCCTTAACCTTGTGCCTGTTCATCGCCTCCAGCATCGTGGCGAACAGCGACTGGACGATCGAGGTGATCTGCGGAATGATTATGATCAGCGCAATCGTGTACGCATACCGGTAGCCTTCACCCAGCCAGATCAGAATGAACACCTGCCCGAACAGCACAAACCCTGACACTATATAGCCGACGATGAGCGCCTGGATTCTGCCGATTTTGACGAGCTCAACCATCAGCCTGGCCTGGTCTGCGCCTTTGACAATCATTTTGGTAAGCTTGGGCAGGTAAAAGCTGGACAGCACATTGGAAAAGTTCATAATGTACGTGTTCAGCTGGGTAGAAATCGCATAAATCGCGATTGGAGTAGCGCCCAGGAACATACCGATGATCAAAGGATCGGCATTTGTATACAGCTGAAAGGCAATGGAGGACAACAGGATGTAGGAAGAATAGCTGAACACTTCCTTGAACAGCTTGCTGTCAAACGTACTGAATTTCACAACCATCTTCATCTTGTACCGGCAGACAAAGTAGTTAGCCAGCCCGATAGCGATGTTCAGTCCAAGGGCGACGGAAACCATTCCGACCGATCTCAGGCCCATGAACAGCACCAGCACCATCATCGCCGGAGAAATAACCACCCGCAGCAGATTGATGATTTTGAGATATACAAAGCGTTCGTAGGCGGTAATGATGGAGCTGTAGATATTCATCGGGAATGAGATCGCTACATTGACCGCTGCGATGATGAAGATCGTCCGGAGGATGCCTAGCTCAGTTTCATTGAGACTGGTAAAAATCGAATTGAAATTAAATACCAGAACCAGGCTGGCAAGCAGGGCAAGGAGGCCGATTCCCGAGAACAGCACCAGAAACATCCCGTTGATGTTCCGCTGGCCGTTCGAATCATTTTCAGAGATGAATTTGGAGTTGAACCGTACAACCGCACTGCCGAAGCCGAGGTCCAGCAGCACGATATAAGCGATAATCGAGTTCACCAGTGAATATAGCCCGTATTCCGATTTCCCCAGAGTCGAAACGATGTAAGGCGTGGAACCCAGGGAAATAATCACACCGAGAAAGACAGAGAGATAGGTTATAATTGCAGCAAGTTTTATATTGGTTTTCAAGAGTACATCGCTTCCTCGCTACAGAAAATGTCGTGGTGAATGCTCTAGGCCGTTACGGTAGAGGATGAAGAGAATTCATCTCTGCCAGCCGACAGGGCCTCAATGATCTGGTTGTAATGACGGGTGGAGAAATCATTGTTGTACCGCGGAGCCGGGAGCCCGCTAAGCTCCTCAAGCAATGCCGGAATATCATTAATATCGTTAGTGAACTTGATATAGCCGAGATGCTTGATCCATTCGTAGCTGCCTACGACCTTGTAATTGTAATTGCCGAGTGCGATACAAGGAGTAGAGGTGATTGCCGCAAAAATCATCCCGTGCAGCCGGTCCGTAACGACGATTTCCGCCTCCTTGAACTGGTTCCAAAGCTTATACAGCTCATGCTCCCGTTCTTCAACCGGGATGTAACGGATGATGCAGGTATCGGAATAAGTCAGCTGGTCAAAAGCCTGCGAGACGCTGTTATGGATGGTTTTCTTTTCCGCTTCATTAAAGATACTTTCCTTATCCGCTCTGATGCACATAAGAGCGCCGCTGCGCGCTTTTTGCGGCTCCGTAATATCCAGCGACATTACAATGTCCGGAGTCAGCAGAACATCGTTGTTTTTGAAGTTTTCCTTCATAATTTCGTACGATGTTTTTTCTCTGGCTACGAGAGTCAGATCCTTGTGGGCGCTGTAGAGGGCTTGCGTTTTTTTGAACTCCTTGCGGCCTAGCTCGGTATCACCAAAGTAAATGGTCTGAGGGAATAGGATGATTTTGTTATTGGGGAAATTGCCGATGATCTTTCTGCGGACCTCTTCTTCTCTGAAATATTCGATGCCGAAATTTCCTCCGCCCTGGAGCGCGAAAATGTCATCAGGGGTAGAATACTCCATAAGACATTTCCAGTTAGAGGTCAGTCTGTCAGCTACAATTTCTATGAGCGTGTAATCCGGAAAAGCCTTCTGGAGAAAATTCATCTGAGCCATCGTTATCGCATGGTCGCCGAGATTATCATGTTCCGGAGAGCCGACTACAAAGATGGCCTTCGATTTATTCCTGTACAGGTCTCTGTTGGCCATATAGCCCCGGAAATAACGGTAAAATTCATTATTGCTCACATAATTCCGGAAGGACAGCGGCAGCATCTTATGAATAAGGTTGGTCATGTCAGGTTACTTCCCTTCACACGAAGTTTGGATTGATACAGCACTCTATATGTGTTGGAGCTTGTCAGAATAAGCAAAGTGGCTAATTTCATCTGCTTGCTGATGCTTTTGTTGCGCATTACCGCTTTAAGATGTTTGCTGAAAAAGCTGCCCAGCTCAGCAATAAATTCCTTATTGGCACTGTTTTCTCCGGCGATCATCTGGAGATTGCACAGCTCAATGCCCTCGGTCACGTTCCTGGCCAGGGATTTTTCAATCGCTTCAGGGTAGTTTTTATGCTTGATGTCCTCATACAGCTCCTTCCAGGCGCAGATCCGGTCATAATATTTCCGGTTATTCATCTTGCCTGTAATACTGTCACCTCTGCGCAGATACAAATATTTGGGGGAATCGAGGGAAACGACCTTTTTCGCCTGCATAAACAGCTTGTAGGTTGCGAACATATCCTCGAAATATCTGCCGACCGGATACCTTACCTTTGCGAACAGCTCCGCCTTATACAGCTTATCCCAGGCCAGATTCTTAATCTCTGTATCCTCCAGCAGCTTTTTGAATGCTTCTTCATTATTGTAGACACGGACCTCATGGGAGAACTCCTTATCCACATACACACCGTCTTCGACCTCCGTATGGCCGCACACGGCAATGTCTGCATCATGGGCAGTGATCAGGCCGTGCAGAGCCTCAAACATATCGGGCTCGATCCAGTCGTCGCTGTCCACAAAGCCGATATATTTGCCTGAGGCGATATCAATACCGTAATTACGCGCGTCGGACAGTCCGCCGTTCTGTTTGTGGATGACCTTAACCCGGGAGTCCAGCTCTTTATAACGTTCGCAGATTTCGCCGCAATTGTCAGGAGAGCCATCGTTTACAAGAATCAGTTCGAAGTCTCTGAAGGTCTGTGCGAGGATGGAATCAACACACTTGCGTAAATACATTTCAACTTTATAGATAGGCACAATGATGCTTATCTCCGGTTTCATGCAACAATCACTTCCTTTCAAAATAACGGATGACTGGGCCAGAGACAGAAGTGTCAACAAGATTGCGCTGTACGTACATTGTTAACTCGGCACAATGATTTGTAATTATATTACTATCAGAGTTAAAAGATTGTATATACTACTTTAGTTTACTTATAACTGCTTAATTTATTGCAAAAAAGAGCGCCGGAGCGCCGTTTCCGGCTGCTCAGGACGCTCCTGGTTTTTGAAGAAAAGCAAGGGTTTAGCGGATTTGGATCTTCAGCGAGCTGTTGAAATGCCCGCCCTGCGGAAGGTTGATTACGCCGGTCTTTTCCTGCAATTCTCCCGTGAAATCCTCTCCGTCGGCGATGCCCTGCCAGGGCTCGATGCACACGAACGGTGCATTCTTCGGCTGCCAGAGGCCGAGATCAGGGAAGCCTTGGGAGGTGACGGATACAGTTTGGTCTGTGAGTCTGCTTTTTAGCATAATTGTGTTTGATTTTACACCCTGAAAAATCAGCGCACCCTCCAGGAACATTTCATGGGAGAGGGACAGCTGCTGTCCGTTGTCCAGGACAGGGGCACTTTTGCCGCTGATGACAAGACCCTCATCATTCAGGAACAGACGCTCCAGCTGCTCCGGCTCGGAGAACTCCAGGTAGTTATCAGTGATAGCGCCCTGCCCGCCCAGCGGGCAGTTGAAGGCCGGATGGGTTCCAAGCTGAAAATAAATATCCTGCTCATCCGTATTCTCGACACGGTAGCTGATCTCGAGGGTGCTGCCGCTCAGGATATAGGTGAGCACCAGGCTGAATGTATAGGGATAGCTGGCCAAAGTCTGCTCATTCGAGGACAGCCGGAAGACAGCCTGGGTGTCTGTGGCTTCAACCAGTGTAAATTCGCTTCGTCTGGCAAAGCCGTGATTACCGATAGCGTAGGTGCTGCCGCCGGTGCGGATTTTTCCGCCGCGGGCCGCTCCGATGATCGGGAACAGCACCGGTGAACGGCCTGTCCAGAATTCAGCGTCCCCGCTCCAGATATATTCATTGCCGGTAGCCAGCAGCCTGAAGCTGGTCAGCTCAGCCCCCAGTGAGTTGATGACAGCTTCGGCATCCCCGCTGCGCAGTATAGTGTTCATGTATCAAATCCCCTTCCGTTCTCATTGTAGTGTTCATCCTGTTTTTACTTCGTGGCAGCTCATATTCTACCAAACTCTTCTGCTGTGTTCTAACACAACGTGAATATTTCCCAAAAAACATTATTACAGACTGTACAGTGAATAAAAATGGCATTGGTATAACATATAGAGAAAGCAATAATCACATGATCGTCCGATACGGAGGGGAATATAACATGCAAATGCAGCAGCTATTGGTGAACGGCGAGAGGCTGAAGAATACGATTGAGGCTTTTGCCGATTTCGGGC
Proteins encoded:
- a CDS encoding oligosaccharide flippase family protein; protein product: MKTNIKLAAIITYLSVFLGVIISLGSTPYIVSTLGKSEYGLYSLVNSIIAYIVLLDLGFGSAVVRFNSKFISENDSNGQRNINGMFLVLFSGIGLLALLASLVLVFNFNSIFTSLNETELGILRTIFIIAAVNVAISFPMNIYSSIITAYERFVYLKIINLLRVVISPAMMVLVLFMGLRSVGMVSVALGLNIAIGLANYFVCRYKMKMVVKFSTFDSKLFKEVFSYSSYILLSSIAFQLYTNADPLIIGMFLGATPIAIYAISTQLNTYIMNFSNVLSSFYLPKLTKMIVKGADQARLMVELVKIGRIQALIVGYIVSGFVLFGQVFILIWLGEGYRYAYTIALIIIIPQITSIVQSLFATMLEAMNRHKVKALIYFSIAILKIILTLLFIRVWGITGCAIATAIGMIVNVVLNNIYYKYKLKFDIFYFWKEIVKVFTPVVLLGGVCGYLLTYVSITSYLQLGLYVILYSMLYAATMWIFSMNADEKQIVRGPMRKVVLRSQT
- a CDS encoding polysaccharide pyruvyl transferase family protein encodes the protein MTNLIHKMLPLSFRNYVSNNEFYRYFRGYMANRDLYRNKSKAIFVVGSPEHDNLGDHAITMAQMNFLQKAFPDYTLIEIVADRLTSNWKCLMEYSTPDDIFALQGGGNFGIEYFREEEVRRKIIGNFPNNKIILFPQTIYFGDTELGRKEFKKTQALYSAHKDLTLVAREKTSYEIMKENFKNNDVLLTPDIVMSLDITEPQKARSGALMCIRADKESIFNEAEKKTIHNSVSQAFDQLTYSDTCIIRYIPVEEREHELYKLWNQFKEAEIVVTDRLHGMIFAAITSTPCIALGNYNYKVVGSYEWIKHLGYIKFTNDINDIPALLEELSGLPAPRYNNDFSTRHYNQIIEALSAGRDEFSSSSTVTA
- a CDS encoding glycosyltransferase family 2 protein, coding for MKPEISIIVPIYKVEMYLRKCVDSILAQTFRDFELILVNDGSPDNCGEICERYKELDSRVKVIHKQNGGLSDARNYGIDIASGKYIGFVDSDDWIEPDMFEALHGLITAHDADIAVCGHTEVEDGVYVDKEFSHEVRVYNNEEAFKKLLEDTEIKNLAWDKLYKAELFAKVRYPVGRYFEDMFATYKLFMQAKKVVSLDSPKYLYLRRGDSITGKMNNRKYYDRICAWKELYEDIKHKNYPEAIEKSLARNVTEGIELCNLQMIAGENSANKEFIAELGSFFSKHLKAVMRNKSISKQMKLATLLILTSSNTYRVLYQSKLRVKGSNLT
- a CDS encoding aldose 1-epimerase family protein, with protein sequence MNTILRSGDAEAVINSLGAELTSFRLLATGNEYIWSGDAEFWTGRSPVLFPIIGAARGGKIRTGGSTYAIGNHGFARRSEFTLVEATDTQAVFRLSSNEQTLASYPYTFSLVLTYILSGSTLEISYRVENTDEQDIYFQLGTHPAFNCPLGGQGAITDNYLEFSEPEQLERLFLNDEGLVISGKSAPVLDNGQQLSLSHEMFLEGALIFQGVKSNTIMLKSRLTDQTVSVTSQGFPDLGLWQPKNAPFVCIEPWQGIADGEDFTGELQEKTGVINLPQGGHFNSSLKIQIR